The Amblyomma americanum isolate KBUSLIRL-KWMA chromosome 5, ASM5285725v1, whole genome shotgun sequence genome window below encodes:
- the dpp gene encoding decapentaplegic morphogen, translated as MARTACILLLLRAALVQEAGASVDPSLELAKARLLQALGLESAPHRPAGSKMPVVPDHMAKLFTRWQDTEGAFLTTGGAADTVRSHTPWDRGPDREAQTGGARFRFNVTEDPEESLLGAELRLFRLPADSERSECPDAPTPVEVVRVYEVLRPATKKLGEAHLRLLDTRALSRKKGWLALDVMPAVRRWLAGEPNHGLYVQVVDARTGASNASRVLLRRERHSERYWAPRRPVLLTYSADGKAAPKRVRRAARRRKQPQGKQGRDACRRHPLRIEFSHVGWNDWIVAPPSYEAYYCHGTCPFPMPDHLNSTNHAIVQSLVNSMRASKVPGACCVPTDLSPVSLLYVDAFERVVLKNYQDMVVEGCGCR; from the coding sequence ATGGCCCGCACAGCGTgcatcctgctgctgcttcgaGCGGCCCTGGTGCAGGAGGCCGGAGCCAGCGTGGACCCTTCCCTGGAACTGGCCAAGGCGCGACTCCTGCAAGCCCTGGGACTCGAGTCGGCCCCGCACAGGCCCGCCGGCTCCAAGATGCCCGTGGTGCCGGACCACATGGCCAAGCTGTTCACCCGATGGCAGGACACCGAGGGGGCCTTCCTGACGACCGGAGGAGCCGCGGACACCGTGCGCAGCCACACGCCCTGGGACCGAGGCCCAGACCGCGAGGCCCAGACCGGAGGCGCCCGCTTCCGCTTCAACGTTACCGAGGACCCGGAGGAGAGCCTGCTGGGCGCTGAACTGCGGCTCTTCCGACTGCCAGCCGACAGCGAGCGGTCCGAGTGTCCGGACGCCCCGACGCCCGTGGAAGTGGTGCGAGTCTACGAGGTCCTGCGGCCGGCCACGAAGAAACTGGGCGAGGCGCACCTGCGGCTCCTGGACACGCGAGCGTTGTCCCGCAAGAAGGGCTGGCTGGCCCTGGACGTGATGCCGGCCGTGCGCCGCTGGCTGGCCGGAGAGCCCAACCACGGCCTCTACGTGCAGGTCGTCGACGCCCGGACTGGCGCGTCCAACGCCAGTCGGGTGCTTCTACGGCGGGAGCGCCACAGCGAGCGCTACTGGGCTCCGCGGAGGCCCGTGCTCCTGACGTACTCGGCCGACGGCAAGGCGGCCCCCAAGCGAGTCCGGCGTGCCGCGCGCCGCCGCAAGCAGCCGCAGGGCAAGCAGGGGCGCGACGCGTGTCGCCGGCACCCGCTGCGCATCGAGTTCAGCCACGTGGGGTGGAACGACTGGATCGTGGCGCCGCCTAGCTACGAGGCGTACTACTGCCACGGCACGTGTCCGTTCCCGATGCCGGACCACCTGAACAGCACCAACCACGCGATCGTGCAGTCGTTGGTGAACTCGATGCGCGCCAGCAAGGTGCCCGGCGCGTGCTGCGTGCCCACTGACCTGTCGCCCGTGTCGCTGCTCTATGTGGACGCGTTCGAACGAGTGGTGCTCAAGAACTATCAGGACATGGTTGTCGAGGGCTGTGGGTGCAGGTGA